CATTCTGCAGGCATCTAGGTAAGATTGTCTTTCTGTGGTTTAGGATATCCTACGAGGAAAGCAATTAAATggaaacacacatgcatacataaaataaaataaaaatggaaacgaTATATTAAATCACACTTTTGGAAGAAATGTATGTGTTTGCATAAAGCATATTAGAGGACAAAAACTGGAAAGATACACCCCAAAATGTTTATAGTGGTTTTCCTGCAGTTataggtttgttttctttttatggacCTGTTTGTGTTGTAACGTCCTACTAAATATGTATTGTTTGTGTagtgaaatgttctaaaatgtaaTTCTGCAAATAGATGAGTTACTTCAATAATAAGTAACTGTTTTATCACTGTAGGAAGAACCCTTGACTTTCTATTCAAGGTCTTGTGTCATTTAGCAAATAcatactaaaaatatttcttgggTTATTTACCAAGTAGAATTCTCTGTACAGTTGTTCCCCAAAGCTTGTGGAGGATTTCATTCTAGGATCCCCCTCAGATTAAAAATTCCAAGGATACTCAAGtatccttatataaaatggcattacATTTGCATACACATCCtctcatatattttataaatcatctctaggttacttataatacctaatacaaggTAAATGTTATATAAGTAGTTGTTatgctgtattgtttagggaataagaAAAATGTCTACCTGTTCAGTACCGACACAACtatccatttttttcctgaatactTTTGATCTGTGATTGGTTGAATCTACGCTTTCAGATGGATTTAAAAGGTATACACTTCCTAGAGTTAATCTGAGGATGAAATGAGCTGATGTTTGTTCAAGCATCTAGAATAAGACTTTAACTGAATACAAGttttaaataattctaaaagTCAAAGTTTCAGGGTCTTTTACAGCAGTATAAACAGGTATAGGTCGGTCAAAAATAGAAGGAAAGCTTCATGTAGAAAAATTATAGCgtgagaaggagggaagaaactACTAAtcaaattaaatgagattattcattttatgtatttttccaaataatttagaTTGGAAGACCTGCGActaaaactggagaaagaaagatATTCTAATATTTCCTACATAGTAGTTAATCATCAAGGAATCTCTTCTCAATTAAGATACATACACCTTAAGAATCAGGTTTCAGAGCATATTCCTGTTTATCAACAAGAAGAAAACCAAACAGATGTCTGGACTCTTTTAAATGGGAATAAAGATGACTTCCTCATATATGACaggtatgtacacacacacaaacacatctcAAATTAAAAGATACCTTCtttgtatgtacatatgtatttactttttcCACCACACATAACAATCTTCTTTGTTGTTAAATGCCCTGCCATATACTTCGGTCCTCATCTCATGATCTCTTATTTGctttttgaagtaaaaatcactccctactttgtttttaaaatttcatattactATGAGAGTGcaagtgattaggttacaatgtttgcatttgttaggtaaggtccctgttgtagttgtgcccctcccccaggtgtgccatatacccttaacATTGTGCcagttaggtgagagcacaccaatcctcctctccctccccccttcctccttctctcctctccccctaacttgaattaaattgagtttttctcttgtgtgggcatgtattagtttctttactgccttcatattaatattgaataccatggatacttgctttttgaTTCTTGTGATactccaactctatccagataatataaaagatgtaaagtctccatcttttgatggctgaatagtattccatggtatacatattccagtttactaatccattcatgtgttgatgggcactgggttgattccacatcttgacaattgtgaatggagctgtaataaacaatctggtgcaaatgtccttgtgatgaaatgatttttttcttctgaacttCCTACATTTTGAAACACTTTCATCTTTTGATTCTTATGGCACTATATTCTGTGGATTTTCCCCATAACCTCTTCTTCATTCTCCTTCTGTCCCtactcttctcttctcttcttccttcattcttcctCTGTTTGTTCTGTACTTGTTTCTGTTATTTGGGTCTATTTAGGTTTCCTTCTTTCCACACTCTGCACATTCTATCTGAGTGATCTCACCCGCCCCTTGGTTACAGTTACAATATAGCATCTTCTCATGATCCCAAATACATACAAAGCTCAGACACAATGACTGAACTCCAGACCAGCATATCTACATCATAGACACATTCACAAACATCTTAACTTCAATTAATCAAATCTGGACTGATTATCTTTTCCTAAAACCTGCTTATACTTTAATCtttgtgtaaattatataaaaaaaccCACTCAGGGGCAGATGCAGCCATGCCCATTACAGGGGCTTATAATCCTTGTAATCCTCAGCACCCCAACCCTATCATCTACTATGTTGCAAGAAATCACAAAAATCATTGTATGTTGGTAGCCTTGCCATCATCAACCATTCAGAAAACTGTGTGACAGGCATGTATTACTGACTCCTTCCATCACTCCCTCCACCTTGGGTCCGTCACCTGATTCTATGGATTTCAAATTCTTGGAATATTAATCTAATTTCCATAATCATTATCTTAGTTTACTTCACTATTGCCTCTTCTCTAGATTTTTTGCACCAGTATTCTCAATCCCTTCCTGCTTTGTATTTGATAGTAAGGGATTTAAACTAAGAGATTCACTTTTGTTTTATCACCAAATACTCAGTTTCAAAATAAACTCATTATATGgcttagttttattatttttgaaatggcATTGTTAAAAATAACACATGCAAAAGAGTTTACCATTCCAGAAGGGAAATGAAGAAAACCTACATATCTTTCCCCCTGTAAACTGGCATTCTTGTTAAAAGAATCAGTTTGTACATCACGCACAATTCTAACCTAagtattttgcagatgaaaagtCACATTTTGCAGAGCACACTTATCTCTAATAAAGATTTTAAGGTTACCTAATTCCTGATCTGTAAAGTGTGTTTATTAGTCATTTAAACATGACCTGTATGAATCTATTTTTCATTCCATGTACAAATAAAGTGTTCATATCTTGAGGGAACCTCAATTCATGCATTTCCTGCTTTTACAAACATTTTTAGTcggttcttcttcttctttttttttttttcttttggctctcCAGAATCAGGTGAGGCAGATTCTGCCTAGGTTTAAGCCCTACTCGAtcttacattaatatttttataatctcaCATTtcattcaaatttctaattttgtcCATTGCAAAGTATAACCCCTGTGGTTTCACATAAAACCATATTACTGGGTAAAATGTAGGCAAGAAGAATATATCAAACCCACCATTTCTGAGAACGCCAAGTATTAAAATTCCAACTCTTTCATTGTGCTAAAATTTTTGTTGCCTTagacatatatttaaataaataggcTACTGGTCAAAGCTTTGAGATCTTTTTGCTATACACAATTTCTTGTGTTGAATTTGTGCTGCCTTAGCAGTCATAAAAGCTTATGTGATTTGCAGAGCCTAATTTATAAGTCAGTGGGTTCAGGCTCTAGTAGAATTTGTGAgccaattataaaattatatttgaccATATCACAATGACTATATTGTGCATTTTTGTATGTAGTGACATATCTATCTAAAACAACTCAAAATGCTAGTATTTATGTATTAAGACTCATTGTGGTCTTGCTATGACCTGACTTGGTATGTAAAGGCTTCGGAGCTCATTCGTAGGTTCCCATCAAAGGAAATCTACTGAAAGCATCAGAGTATCTTAATTATAACACCACTAAACCTAGAATGCCTACCATAGATTGAACCTGAGTAGAATCATGATACAGAAAATATTGTAAAGacattgtgttttttctttctagatgTGGCCGTCTTGTATATCATCTTGGTTTGCCTTATTCCTTCCTAAATTTTCCATATGTAGAAGAAGCCATTAAGATTGCTTACTGTGAAAAGAAATGTGGAAACTGCTCTCTCATGgtatttatttcaattatttttcctgggagaaaaaaggaaatcatttaagAACTATCTAAATAAGTTAGCACTTCATGATAAATTACCAATCAATGTCTTTGtgctaaaaataaacaacagtaatttttataattacacACATTTCctattatataatacatacttttaagtatatttttgaaATCCATATTGCTGCCTTTATCTAaggttttagaaaataaaaatcagcatagATAACATATTTCAATTATCACCAAATGATGTTGCATGAGTATAAGTGTTCACAGAGTTTAGTCaacatgtaaaataatattattgTTGTTACCTGAATATGTTCACACAAGAATATAGTGATAGTGCCATTTCATGGCATTAGCTGACATGGAATTTGGGCCAGAAAACTACTTAATTTATCAAGGGTTCAAGACTAACAGATTTTCCCTGAAGCCCTTACATTTTCTGTCCATTCTGAAGTCTGAATTACtgcatttatttcaaaatgaaataaatattcttcttattacTGATATTTCTTTCCTGGAaaccatgaaaatatttattccttttatgaGAAGCactatatttaaatcttttttttttttttaacaaaagagatactcaaataattgattttaatttgtatcagccagattcattttcctttgtattgaaaaggaaaagaattctacACGATATTTCCTTAATAAGGCAGACTGGCAAAATTTGAACTCAGgtttaaaaagaattctaaattttatttgtaaactgtatttcctttagatttttcttAGCTCTAAAGAAAGTCACCTCAAATTTTaacaaatcatttaattaatttattagttGTTGAGGAGCACTTCAGGTTAATTACATTACTTATGTAATTTTTCACGTGTTAATCTTCATAATGATCTTAAAAggattattttacttcttttaaagatgaaggaactgaggtAATGCAAGAAAAGTATTAACTCAGTGTTTGACCTATACTAAGCCTTTAATGAATGCTAGCTATATTGATTCTTCATCTTTTAGGATTATTTCTGTATTTGCATTTGTGCAAATGCTCAATAGTAATAAGTGTTcctagttattttgaaaaaagGCAGGAACAATCCCCATAATATGCTTAAAATTTATGAACCACCTGTAAATAAGAATTACTGATCAGATACTGAATTGATTGGTATCTAATATGCCAAATCAAACTgaagtttttctatttcattatttccTGGATGCCATAAATTAGATgatgcattatttatttactattaagaaaaaataattgccaATTAAAGGACGATACAGTGCTAAAACACCATCAATAGTAGGATACATTCTAATTTTAGAGatattaaaatgtaagaaaacatGGACCACAGAATCAACAAAATATAgtaattagttttttaaattaattagacTATacaattatttgtgtttgtttaatAACTGAACACTTCAAACATTACACAgtgtattttaaacatttatcaaattGCTTACAAATTTATAACTAAATATTACTAAGTTCTAGAAGTAAttcagaaataaccaaaaaatcAGCCACTCACTAGATATATGCTAAAGTCTAATGGAAtgtattatcttttaaaactatttaaaacatCAAACCATATCACTTAGTGAGTCTTTGGATTCTAAGTTAATTTTTTGATGTTATTTACAAATCAACTTCAAATTGAGATTTAATATTGTGTTGATATATCTATAGGCTTTGAGCCTGTGATTTGTGGGTATCACAAAACAATAACAGACtttcagtgaattaaaaaaataggatCATGTAGGATGGAATATTATGGTCAATGGGAAATGGGCAGTAATTTGCTACTTCTCATCTGGCAGCACTAAAGAAGGGACACATTGGCAAAGCTTTGGTTGAAGTACAAAGCGTATCTTGGCATGCTACTTTAATCCTAGGTTAGAGTATGAAAAACCACTAAATTTAAGTAGAGCTTATGagatttttgaattatctgaggaAAATTAGTATTAGACTAGATGCACTGTTGACACAAGTATGAAAGGTTCCATGGAGGTCAATTGATTTTAGAATTTGATTGACTTTACTGCGATCTAAGTTATGTTAGCCAGCTTACTTCATTTTGTTTCTGCAGGTATAAATACAGTGATTTGACTTTCTCTTTAAGCCTTAAACAAAAAGTGTAGATGTTGTGACTAACGTTAGGCTCTTAACTCATtaatatagggcggtgcctgtggctcagtctgtaaggcgcctgccccatataccgagggtggtgggttcaaacccggccccggccaaactgcaaccaaaaaaaatagccgggcgttgtggcgggcgcctgtagtcccagctactcaggaggctgaggcaagagaatcgcttaagcccaggagttggaggttgctgtgagctgtgtgaggccatggcactctaccgagggccataaagtgagactctgtctctacaaaaaacaaaaacaaaaaaaaaatactcattaatataatgaaatacaaaacCAGCTTGATTCTAGTTGAAATTTCCTGTCAGGTGTATAAATCCTTTTTATATCCATTCCTGCTAAATCTATAAATTTGTTGGtaatttgtttacatttataaatttattccaGACTCTCAAAGATGAAGACTTCTGTAAAAATGTATCTTTGGTTACTGtggaaaaaacaaccaaagctcCACAgccccatcaccaccatcaccaccaccacaagcATCATCACCATCACGGGCATCGGCATCTTGGGAGCAGTGAGCTTTCAGAGAATCAGCAACCAGGAGCACCAGATGTTCCTACTCACCCCCCTCCTCTAGACCTTCGTCACCATCATAAACACAAGGGTCAGCACAGGCAGGGTCACCCAGAGAACTGACATATGCTAGGAAGTGAAGGTTTACAACTTGCACAAAAGCTCTgacaaaagaaatgtaaaaatcaatTACTCTGAAAGTTGTCCCAAGATTCAGAGTTGGCTCCTAGTAGCTGATGCTGATATTGTCGACATCTGATATTTGAAAATACAGGGTCTGCAATCACCTGACAGTGTAAAGAAAACCTCCCATCTTTATGTAGCTGACAGGGACTTTGGGCAGAGGAGAAAGTAATTGAATCTTGTCAGTGACGTTTGCCTCCAGCTGCCTGACAAGCAAGTCAGCAGCTCATTCCCACAGAAACCAGCCCTAAGTGAAGATgagctattaaagaaaaaaagtgagaatgACCTTCAAACTAAATACTTAAAATAGGATATGTTCCTCAACTCAGTGTAGACACAATTTCACTTCTAGCATTTTTAAGAACTACCAAATTAATCAGTGAGCCAAAAACAGATTTGTGCAAACAAGGAGGAATCTACTGGCGTAGCTtccagatttaaaattttatgtcataGTAATTTTAACCCAAATCCTGTGTTTATTATGGGGCAACTGCAAGGTGATTTCAGgttttggtgtctttttttttctttttccaatgttCTAATTGCATTAATGAGAACAAAAACATAAACTATGACCTAGGGGTTTTTGTTGGAAAGTGAGCAATTTAGAATGGAGGAAGAACAACAGAGAcatgctttccatttttttctttacttatttctcAAAACAATTATCTTTGTCTTTTCAATCTCACATTTTTAACAGattaaatatctttaaagaaagatattttaaaatccagaaaTACTTAACACATGAATGTTTTGCTAAAAAGCACATATGACTACATTTTAAATatccatttatcatttttatatctaGGACTTATATCTCGATTTTTATTATCACATATGAAAGCCTTTGTATCTTGTCTTCTTTCTCTAACATTGTATTTTACTCTTCTAAAATTTGAGTGGCTGTCTTGAAAGATGTAAAAGGAAAGGATAAAGGAATGTTGTGTATCTCTAGACTGCTTAGAAAGTATTTCCATAATCCATGATGGTTTATTAGGTAAAGTAAACCCTGTAAACCTGAACTCCTTTATGGCTAATACAAATAAGCAAGAATGCAGCACCAAATTGGCTAAGGTAGGGATTTGTCTAAATAAACTCAATTTTTCaaagtttgaaaattttttgtGTATTATTATTTAAGTGGTATGCTTACACtgaaagtagaaggaaaattttcaatcatccttaaagaaattaaatagcaGCTAAGGAATTTGCTGCTACAGTCAAAACCGTCTTCGCTTAAAGTGAGAATCTTTGCCAACAGAAAGACGTTGCTCTAAATCACGAATGGTATTACGAAGAACTGCaatctccttatttttttcttcttgaaaatgtTGAAGCTTCTAAATGAAGCAGAACAAACTTGTTattgcaatgaaaaaaataagatttttttataaggaacaaaataacaacaaaaaacaaatttctggTATGAGGTGGTATTTAAAGAAGAGACTTCATTTTGAAAGGTCTATAATTTCAGTTTTGTGAGATTTAATGGGAAAAACTggaataagattaaaaaaattctgttacatatattattaataaatattacataatttttatagaaacatACTAAGAAAATGTACTTTCTTAAACAATAGTCATGGGAGAAAAACTCACATACCCTTCGGTAGATACTCTGTGGCAAAGCAGCAGAATCCATATATGATTTTGATTTAGTCTGAACTTTTGCTAGTTTGGCATCAAACTGAAccaagtttaaaaaaagacaGTTATTGGGACTAGTTAAACAATTAGAAACAattgtttcataaataaaataaagtataatacATGGAATCCTTTGACATACCTATAATTTAAGTGTATTCCCTGTATAACAGACAATGGAAAAATCTTTCTTTAAGTaaacaatttttaagaaaaagcaaagaacatACCATATTAATAACCCTGATTGCATGTTAAAATTACCTGGGAGCTTTTTAAAAGTACCAAATGTGTAGGTACCAACTTAGAGATTTTAGGAAGTATCTACATCATCTTTTTCTCAAAACATCAGGTGATTTACCATGCAGCCAGGGTTGAGAATCTGGTTTAACTTAAAGAtaggtaaaaatattttcacattaccATGAATGTATTGTAAAGATAATACAGTGTATTTAACAGTCATGGGAGAAAAACTCACATATCCCTCTCCACAAATTTTGAAGGTAAACAAAATTTgagtaagattttattatttagtttaaaCTCTTGCTGGTTTGAATTAAACTGAATTGGGTTTAAAAAGTTCTCATAAGTCATTCCTACAGGCCAGTTGTCTTTTGTGCACTATATTCCATTACAattctttccttcagatttctttTAGTGTAGCCTCTGTGAGGACAAGGAATAAACTCTGCATGACTGTGTTCCGGTTAGATGAGAGAAATGGGTAGGTACAAAGAAGACAAATAACCAAGGAATTCTGTATACTAGCCAAGTAATTGACTCCGGCTAGACCAGTGCCAGGGCTCAAATGGCAAACAAAATGCAAATTCCCACATAGTGGATTAGAAGTTGGTGGTAGATCTTGAAACATGGCCTATTATTTTCTGCTGGCCATCTCTGGTTTGTGGGTATACTTGGCTGGATGGCAGCAGCAGTAAAGAGCCTTTAAAGTCAACATCAGTCTCCCTTATGCCCAATAATTACACATGGCACCTTACCAAGCACCCCAGGATACCAAAGTTTCAGGAAAATGAATAGTAAGTTATCTCAACCAAGACCTGGGAATTCTTAGTCCATTAAGTAAAATGAGAGttggagatggggtgggggagagcaaGAGAAGCACGAATCAAAGAAAGATTGGTGGGatctaaaaaaatgtaaagaatgaaCATTTTGTTAACATATCATTATCTTTGGGATTCTGAAGTCTGGTTAAATAACCTTGAAAGGCTTTAGAGCAAAGAGCTGGAACTGGAGTTTTACCCTTTAAGGTACCATATCTGAAATTCCTTCTAAGTTtcgtttttgtggtttttaaaaaaaatttggtttGTTTGCCCCTATGACAtatatttttccagaaatttatcAGGAAGAAATTTATCTCTTCGTATCccaaataaagcaaaagaaatttcTGGTTGGTTTACCCTAGGGTTCCACAATTTCTgctgggaagagaggggagagtaATGTTAAAAATTAGAAACACTCACCCCACGTTGGAACGGCAGTCTTATGAAGACTGCATAGACTTGTTTGTAAAACGCAGGTAATCCCCAAGTTACCTGTTCCCTCTCTCAGAGGAAACAACACCCTTTCTGGAAACTAGGACATTCTGAACAACTGAAGAGTCCCACCTTCAGGCCAAGTGCTGAAAAGCAGTGTAGGTGACAGTTTTATGGTGTTTGAGCATTGCATTTGGCAGAGAATGAGTGGTATGAAGCCCTCTCACAGGATTGTTCTTAGTCCTGAAAGTTATCTCACTGTgatgaaaaataatcaaagagcAGTTTAGACTAAGGAATATGTCCTCAAGATTAGCAGACTCTTAAACCTACCTCCAGCTGTAGCTTGattatttcactttgtttttcattctcttgagttCTTAACTTTGCATTTAACTCTgaaatttccatttcctttttcccTATTAGTTCTTTGTGCTTTTCCTCATTTAATtcaactgaataaaataaaagtaaataaaattcattaatttaacatttcaaaaatacaggtctatatttcttcagtattttaaataatttaccagaaagtaaattttattaataaaacatattttagaaattgCTTATGTATAGGGTAgaccttttatatatatattttttattaagtcatatacacatagatcatgaatacatttatgcatatgtggggtacaatgtgttgattttttaaatataatctgacgtggttacatcaatccaatcaacatagctttcgttttaccctttaatatatttttgacaAGACACTGCATAATGCTCAAACACAAAGGTCACTCACTGAAtgcttttgaataaatgaatgaagttgCACTCTTAAACATTAATGACTTAAAAAACGAATAAATAATTCCTGTGGTTAAAGAGGGTCAACAAAGCCTGGGGTCCCACATGTAAAAGGCCCAAACTACTAGATGACTCTCTAGTGGTTTATTAAGCCCCTGATATACTACTCCATAGGATCAGGCCTCTGTCATGTTTCCATCATGTCTCTATGCTTCATCGAATTTCCTcttctctctattttttattactatCAATGACAACGTGCCATCTGGGATGGGAGCCTCAAGGAAATCtttggttttaaaaagaaaagaatcaattaGTCCATCATCCCTGCAAATAAGGGGCTTCTTAAATtcctaatatatatttatatttagataatttatttttagcattttccaGTGTTTGTACTTATGGCCATATAACACAGCATTAGCTATGCCCCACAAACTTTGATATGTAATGTTTTCCATAtaattcagtttaattttttaaatttcctttaggATTTTCCCCTGGATTCATAGATTATTCATAAATAATTTCTGAACAGATAGGGGTTTtctatttatctgtattttaccAACATTACATTAATTACAATGCAGCCAAAGTAGGTACTCAGATCTTTGAAATGtgttaaaatttgctttttggTTCATGAAATGGTCAACTTTCTTAAATGTTCTAtagatacttaaaaataatacatttctgcatttattgggtataatttttaaatgtgtcaaTTAGTAtcaatttgttgattttattgtttaaattttctatatCATTACTGATATTGTATGTTTTTATGTACTTTTTCAACTACTAAAAGAGGTGAATTCAAATCTCACTATGGTTGTGAATTTGTCTGTTTATCTCACTAGttttaccaattttttaaatcttttttttattaaatcataaacacatagatcatgtatacattaatgcatttgtggggtacaatgtgctgatttcatatagaattaggaatgcttacatcacactgaaTTTTACCAATTTTTGATTCATATAATTAAAGCTCCATCATTTGGTACACGTAAATTTGAATTGTTGTTATATTTTCCTGGTGAATTAATTTTATCATAATGAAATTTTTATCCTTGTCTCTAGcattgctttttgttttaaagtatattttgtgCAATATTAGCATAGCTATGCCACCTTTATGTTGGTTACCATTTGCATGGTAtacccttttccatttttttttatatcttacaCTTTAGGTATATAGCTTTATAACTTTATATATTagaagattttaatatttatccaATTTAATCATCTTTGCCTTTTAGTTGGAACATTTAGTCAAAGTTCATTTAATACATTTACTGATATATTTGGGTTTAAATTTATCAGCTTATTATTTGCTGTTTTTTACATTgtgttcctttcttctcttttcttgcctTCATTTAGACtgaatcactatttttattttcctctcctcTATTATCTTGATAGTCATTATCTTGAtgaatattcttttattcttcctgTAATGTTTACTTGATGTATATGGTATGCACACTTGATTTATTAGAATCTAACACAATTAGTACCTTTACCAATTTACAGACATTATATAAAAATCTTATAATACTTTTTTGCCTtcccttgtgttttttaatttttgaattaatatACATTCTTATATAAAATTCAGTGTTACAGCAAAAGTGTCCATATTTCCAGTTTTGTTAGCCTGAAATTTTTTTCAGGTGCCTCCAAGTATTTTTCTTATACATAttaactttaaaacttttttttttaattttcaacatttttttaaattaaatcgtagctgtgtacattaatgcaatcatggggcaccatgcactggttttatatacaatttgaaatattttcatcaaactcgttaacatagccttcctggcattttcttagttattgtgttaagacatttatattctacatttagtaagtttcacatgtacccctgtaagatgcaccgtaggtgtggtcccaccaatttccctccctacacccatcttcccccctcccctcccctccctttcccctaattattcttaggttataattgggttatagctttcataaagaaaattataaattagtttcatagtagggctgaatacattggatactttttcttccattcttgagatactttgctaagaagaatatgttccagctccatccatgtaaacatgaaagaggtgaagactccatctttctttaagactgcataatattccatggtgtacatataccacaattcattaatccatttgtgggtcgatgggcacttgggcttcttccatgatttaacaattatgaattggactgcaatgaacattctggtacaaatatctttgttataatgtgatttttggtcttctggatatatacctagtagagaattataggatcaaatggaagttctatttttagatctctaagtgttctccagacatctttccaaaaggaacatattagtttgcattcccaccagcagtgtagaagtgttcccttttctccatatccatgccaacatttctggtt
This Nycticebus coucang isolate mNycCou1 chromosome 1, mNycCou1.pri, whole genome shotgun sequence DNA region includes the following protein-coding sequences:
- the SELENOP gene encoding selenoprotein P, with translation MWRSLGLALALCLLPVGGTESQGQSSLCRQPPPWRIGDQDPMLNSSGSVTVVALLQASUYLCILQASRLEDLRLKLEKERYSNISYIVVNHQGISSQLRYIHLKNQVSEHIPVYQQEENQTDVWTLLNGNKDDFLIYDRCGRLVYHLGLPYSFLNFPYVEEAIKIAYCEKKCGNCSLMTLKDEDFCKNVSLVTVEKTTKAPQPHHHHHHHHKHHHHHGHRHLGSSELSENQQPGAPDVPTHPPPLDLRHHHKHKGQHRQGHPENUHMLGSEGLQLAQKLUQKKCKNQLLUKLSQDSELAPSSUCUYCRHLIFENTGSAITUQCKENLPSLCSUQGLWAEEKVIESCQURLPPAAUQASQQLIPTETSPK